In Drosophila innubila isolate TH190305 chromosome 2R unlocalized genomic scaffold, UK_Dinn_1.0 1_C_2R, whole genome shotgun sequence, the following are encoded in one genomic region:
- the LOC117784827 gene encoding peroxiredoxin-6-like, whose amino-acid sequence MRLGQTVPNFKAETTKGPISFHEWQGNDWVVLFSHPADFTPVCTTELGRIAVHQPEFAKRNAKCLAHSVDALNSHVDWVNDIKSYCLDIPGDFPYPIIADPTRDLAVSLGMLDEDQKKDPEIAKTIRALFIISPDHKVRLSMFYPMSTGRNVDEILRTLDSLQLTDRLKVVATPANWTPGTKVMIVPSVTDEEAHKLFPKGFDKVSMPSGVNYVRTTENY is encoded by the exons ATGCGTCTGGGCCAGACTGTTCCGAATTTCAAAGCTGAGACCACAAAGGGTCCAATCAGCTTCCACGAATGGCAAGGCAACGa CTGGGTTGTGCTGTTCTCACACCCTGCCGATTTTACGCCCGTGTGCACCACGGAACTGGGCCGTATAGCTGTACATCAGCCGGAGTTTGCGAAGCGGAATGCCAAGTGCCTGGCGCACTCGGTGGATGCTTTGAACTCGCATGTGGATTGGGTGAATGACATTAAATCCTACTGCTTGGATATTCCCGGCGATTTTCCGTATCCCATCATTGCCGATCCCACACGCGACTTGGCCGTATCACTAGGCATGCTGGACGAGGATCAGAAGAAGGACCCCGAGATAGCCAAAACAATTCGTGCTCTGTTCATCATTAGTCCCGATCACAAGGTGCGCCTCTCCATGTTCTATCCAATGTCAACTGGTCGCAATGTAGA TGAAATCTTGCGTACACTCGACTCCCTGCAGTTAACCGATCGCCTCAAAGTGGTTGCTACACCTGCAAACTGGACT ccTGGCACAAAGGTGATGATTGTACCCTCGGTTACAGACGAGGAGGCGCACAAACTATTCCCAAAGGGCTTCGATAAGGTATCCATGCCATCGGGCGTCAACTACGTCCGCACTACGGAGAACTATTAG